The region TTCAACTCAAAGCCTTTTGTGACGCTGATTGGTCTAACTGTCCTGATACAAGACGAAGTGTGACTGGTTCGTGCATCTTCATTGGTAACTCTCTTATTGCCTGGAAGTCTAAGAAACAGGACGTTGTTTCTCATTCTTCTGCTGAGGCTGAGTATCGTGCGATGTCTGCAACATCTAAAGATATTCTCTGGTTATCACGCATGCTTGCTGAGCTTGGTTGTCCATCTCCGAGCACTCCAGTGCTGTATTGTGACAGTACTGCGGCTTTACACATTGCCAAGAACCCCGTATTTCACGAACGCACCAAACACATTGAGCGTGAGTGTCATGCTATTCGAGAGCGTATCATTGCGGGTCAGCTGAAGACTCTACACGTTCGTTCTGAAAATCAGTTGGCTGATGCTTTGACAAAACCTCTCTATCCTATGGTGTTTAACAGGTTAATGTCCAAGATGGGTCTTCACAATGTTATGACGCCATCTTGAGGGGGCCTAATAGAGTGTGTATATACTTAGTTATAAGTTAATGACGTGTAGTCAGCTCAGTTAGCTTATCTTAATCATACATGTATATAAGGGAACACATGTACATTCATTAAAGTTAATGAAGATATTTTACATTTCATCTATTAATTGTGTTGACCAGCTCCGACGGCGATTCTTTCGAGATCGACGAAGCAGTAGCTCGCGAATCCCACACCATAGCTGAAATGCTCGACGCCGGGTGTGCCGGAGAAATCCCGCTTCAGAACGTCACCGGGAAAATCCTCGACAAAGTGATCGACTACTGCAAGACCCACGTCGAAGCTGGTCTGATTtttgaagaagacgaagaggcGAAGAAGAAACTCAAGATTTGGAAAGCGGAGTTCATGAGAGTAGATCTGGAAACCATCTCCGAGCTCATCCTGGCTGCTAACTATCTCAACCTCCCAGGCCTTCTCGATCTTTCATGTCAGACACTTGCAGATTACATTAAAGACAAAACACCAGAGGATGTTCGCGAGATCTTCAACATTCAGAACGATTTCACGCCCGAAGAAGAAGCAGCTGTTCGCAAGGAGAACGTATGGGCTTTTGAATGATTCTAATTAATAATTTCTTAGATCTGTCTACTTCGTCAAACCATAGTGTGTTGGCCTCTTTAGTTTTCAATGCTTTATCTCCAGGCAAATTCTCCGCAACAGTGGaggttttcttttaataaaaaaagaaggtaATATGGACCAAGGCACGATCACTCAATGTTGAGATAATGCTGTTTTCTCACATAAAGCACAAACCGGCAATGTTAAAGTTTTTAGCTCTTCAAAAAGAGCACAACGTTGGAACTTTAACTCAAAACAGGTCTTTGGCATTTACCATAATCAGGCTTGACCTTCAGGCTTCTTATCCTCCCCAGCTTCATTAGTAGAAGAAGCTCCATTAGACACTTTCTCCTCAGGAGGCTGAACCTGTTCATTCTCAGGGAGAGGCTCTTCCACATAATCATTCTCAAAAGCATCAGCCGGAACCTCGCAAATCCTAACTTGAGGCTTCGATGGATCCTTCACCAAAACATACTTTCCTTCACTCAGCTTCATACACAGATCAAGAATCGATAATATCACATTGTTAATATGATCACGAGGTTGAGCCCTAGAAACGTAACCGATCTTCATCATATCCGCATTAGCCAAAACAGCCTGTGCAGTCCATTTGGCTAACTTATTACCATTGTTCTTCAACTCATTAGCTAAAACCGCACCGCTCTAAGTTACAAGCTTCGTTCTCCAGTCAATGCCATAGTATTTCGGATCAAAGTCGTTTAAGAGCATTCAAATGGTGTGATCGGTTGAAATTATAATAACATTTTCCAAAAGTTTTTAAAGATGCTTCCAATGGTAAAGACGGATAATCATGGAAACAGAACAGTTTTTGACAATCGAGCAGGAGAAAGCAAGGTAACCCGTTTATGCATCCCACTACAAGTATCACCTGTTGAGAGTTACTTTTGCGCTGTTTAGACTTGCATGGCTCTAGGGAACTTAGCTTGGGTTGGGTTCACATACAGCTACATAACTATGGAATCGCAGATCAGCATTATTGGTTGGTGAAACACTACTGACATTAACACATATTAGTAATTTCACTGCGTACATTAACAAGTTGTGTAACCTAGCGATCTTCTCGAGGCGTATGGATAGAATCCTTAAAGCTAAATCTCTGTTCGAGGATATACGGCTGTCTCTAGGGAAAACAACGGAAAGATGAACCGTTTTACACGTCTTTTGATCCAATTTTACCGAGATGTTATCATAATCCAGAAGACTTTATGAGAAGCAACTCTTCAAATAACTTCTCTTCGAGCTATTCTTATGCAAGTTTGATGAAGGAAAAGTAGGAACTAGTTGGAACTGGTAATTAATCAGCGAACATGATATACAGACCCCGGGAGTAACAATAAAGCACCAaacttgaaagaaaaaaagcaataatatttttcacttgacaaaaacaataaagcAATACGCGCAAACGTTTTAACAATCCAGAACGAGTTTGTGTTTCAAGGACAAAAGCAAACATAAActggaaggaaaaaaaaaaggagatacTTAAAAGAAGAAACCCAGAGAGAAGAACGCGACTGCAACTTACACAGCTTATGAAT is a window of Brassica napus cultivar Da-Ae unplaced genomic scaffold, Da-Ae ScsIHWf_2960;HRSCAF=3746, whole genome shotgun sequence DNA encoding:
- the LOC125602735 gene encoding SKP1-like protein 18; the protein is MAQNLVGLTEKLSLSSNKIVLTSSDGDSFEIDEAVARESHTIAEMLDAGCAGEIPLQNVTGKILDKVIDYCKTHVEAGLIFEEDEEAKKKLKIWKAEFMRVDLETISELILAANYLNLPGLLDLSCQTLADYIKDKTPEDVREIFNIQNDFTPEEEAAVRKENVWAFE